TCGTTCGCCGCTCGTGGGGAGGCGGTAGAGAGTCTTGGGTTGCATGTCCGGCTTCCAGCTGCGGAAGACCGGTCATCGCGGGGGATCATCAGTATGGCACTTCAGGGCCGGCCGGCACGAGCCGCCGGGGCTCGTTCGTTCTCGGACTCACCGGCCTCGGTCGTGCTGATGGTTGTGCTCGAGATCGTCCAGAACCCACCGAACGCGGCGCTGCTCGCGCTCTTCTTCGGCGGCCTGAAGAGCCCGGGCGCGAACGTCGTGTCCGAGTTCGGCGCTCTCCTCAGTGCGAATTGCGGTCAGCTCTAGGCCGGTGTCGAGCACGGCGTGCCGGTTTCCCTCTGTGTCTTCGCCGTAGCCGACCAATTGCCCGCGATGGACGCGGCCAGCAACCGGCTCTGCCATGCGTAGGGGCTTGCCGTGCCTGTCCTTCAGATCCTCCAACGCGAGCGGCGTGCGCTCGCGCTGCGTCATCCTGGCTTCCACCATCTGTTCGGCTCCTCGTACGGCCTCAAAGGCCTCGTGATCCTGCCCTTGTCCGATGCGACGGATCATTCCCGCGCGCTCCAGAAGCGGGACCCGAGCGCGGACGGCTTCCCACCAGCGCCGCGCGAATCCCTGGCTTTCCGGTGGGCCAGGGGGGCTGCCGGTCTGCCGGATGGAGGTGATCGCATCGAGGTCCAGCGGGGTGGATGCCGAGTCGACTTGTCGGAGGCTCCGGAGCGTGCCGTGCTCGCGGATCCCGACTTCCGTGGAGCCTGGCTCACCCCAGACGCGAACCGTCACGACCTTGCCCGGTCTGAGGCGGCCGAGGCCGCGGAGGTTCTGAATCGACGGAGACTGCGGAATCGCGTGACGTTTACCATCCGCGCCTTCGATGATCAGGAAAGGTTGGTCCATCGCCTCGTCGAACGCCGCGCCTGCGACGCGGCCTCGGATCTGTGCTCCGGGTCCCAGGCTCGAGAGAGCAACTGGCGAATGCCGGTCCGAAATTCCAATTCCAGCACTCGCAAGGCTCTTCTGAATGTCCCCGGATACCTGGATCTGTCGGAGCCCGGCTTCGAGCCGATCGGAGATTCGCCACGACCGGTCATCCACGCGTTCGGCAAGGCCCAGGCCGTCGAGGTACGCGAGTCTCCGCAGGTCCTGGAGGCGGCGCTCCTGCGCTGCCGGATGCACCGGCACAGGGCCAGAGAAATCGATGACCCCGTCATTTCGTGCCTGTCGCCGCAGCGATCGATCGATCTCTGTTACACGAGGAGCGTCTACGGCCCGCTCGCGCGCCTGCCGGCGATCAAGATCGAGACGAGGGCCGAGGGACCGGGTCAAGAGCTCCTGGCTTCGGCCGCGGATTCCGTGTCGGACGTAGTCCCTCGGTAGCCGCAGCCATCGGCCGCGTTCGTCTACCCCGCGAATCGTGATGTGGACGTGGGGGTGGTCGGTGTCATGGTGGTCGATGGCTGCCCACTCGAGCTTGGTTCCGAGGTCTTCTTCCATCTGGGTGACGAGTGATCGGGTATGAGCCTGGAGGTCGATTCGGTCACCGACTTCGGGAGAGACGACCATCTTCCAGAGTCTTCGGTCGCCGGCTTTCTGCCAACTGTCGAAGCGGTCCGGCAGGTAGACGCTGTCGCTCTCCGCGTCGAAGCCGGCTCCCCGCTCGCCATCACGTTGCGCCCCAGCGCGGCTCAGATAGTGGCCGTGAGCACGCCAGCGTCCCGGTTTCCCCGTCGGTGTGAACGAGGCCTTCACCAGACTTCGCTGCTGGCTGCTCCCCCGGGCGAATGAGGAGACGCGCGTTCCCCGCATGCCCGCCCTCCGGCGATTGCCGCCGGAGAGGCTGCTGGAGACTCGGCGCAGCGAAGCAGCGCCGCCTACTTCGCGCCGGATGGTCGAAGGTCTGAGGCGGGCAGCGGGCGAGGTGTCATGGGTCGCCGTGTCGCCAGGCGGCAGCGTCGGCACAGACGGTTCCCACCTGCTCTGCTGCTCCCGGTGATGGGCGTTCTCGGGCGCCTTGTTCGAATCGGTTCGAACTCGTCCGGAGCGCTGCCGACGCGCGGTCACCGGTGCCCCGGGTTGATGGTCAGCAGTGGGCGCACGCTGGCCTTGAGGCTCTCGATCGGGATTGGACCGAAGTAGCGGCTGTCCCAGCTTCGGGTGTGGATGAGCCCCTGGACCCAGACCTGGCCGGGAGGCAAGACACGGACTCCGAACCGGGCGTGCGCAAGAGGCCGCCCCGAGCTGTCCAACGCCTGGATTGGCACCTGAAGGAGCATCGCTCCATTGACCGCCAGGGATGACTCATCGAGAGCGATCGTGTCACCAGGGAGCCCTATCAACCGCTTGAGTGCGGGGCTGCTACCGCTCTGACACGTGCCCGCTGGCAGGTACCCGCGACGCCTGCCGAGGGTCTCGACCCGGAGCGGGAGGCAGAGAAGTATGAGTTCGCCGCGAGCGAACTTCAGCGGGCGCTCGAGATAGAAACCCACCGGCGCCGACGCGGTCCAGTTGAATCGAACGCCGGACTTCTGGGCGTTGGCGGCGAACAGAAGACCAAGACCAACCAATCCGAGCGGCCAGAAGCACCGGGCATGAACCAGGCGGCGGCCTATTCCTTCACGACCCATCCTGGCGATGATGAATCAAGTTCCGTGCCACATTCGTCTGCGGCTCAGATCTGAGCTTGGCCCAGCTATGTGGATAGAGGCCGATCCGCCGTCCAACAAGCGGTGAAGCTGACGCCCACAGCTCGCTCAAATCCATTCGTGGTACCGTTCTGGCAATGGGCGTCGTGCCCCAGCGTTGGTGCAGCGCTGTCTGTTGCAGCTGATGGTCGGTCCTTTGAGTGGAGTGGATCTCGTGAACGCACTCGGACCGCTTCGAGATGAGGATCTCAATCGGTTCGTCACCGATGGCTACCTCCGTCTGAGCGGGGTCGTGCCTGACGAAGTCGTGAACCGATGCCGTGAGTGGCTTTGGCAGGCAATGAAGCTCGACCCCGATGACCCGACGAGCTGGAGAGATCCCGTCGTTAGGGTATTCGGATCGACGGCCAAGCCGTTCATGGACGCGATGAACCGCCCAATTCTCTGCGCAGCGCTCGATCAGGTCGTCGGCTCCGGGAACTGGCAGAGACCGATCGTTGGCACGGGTACGTTTCCTGTTCGGTTCCCAAGCGAGGAGGATCCAGGAGACGCAGGTTGGCACATCGAAGGCAGCTACTCCGTTGATGGCCGGTTGTTCGTCAACGTGGCGTCACGCGATCGAGCGCTCCTGATGCTCATCCTCTTCTCGGACGTCGGGAAATCGGACGCTCCTACGCGCATTCGGAGGGGTTCACATCTACTCGTGCCGAAGGCGCTCCTGGCCGCTGGAGAGGCCGGTTTGCCTTTCGAAGAAGTCGTCCCCCGAGTCGCCGGAGTGGATTCTCTTCCCGTGGATCTGGCAACTGGCGAGGCGGGCGACGTATTCCTCTGCCACCCGTTCCTGGTGCACGCAGCCAACTGGCCTCACCGAGGAACGGTTCCGCGCTTCATGTCCCAGGCGGGTCTCGTCCCGTCGAAACCCCTCGATCTTGGCGCTTCGACTGGGTGGCACTCTCCTGTAGAGCGGGCGATCCGAATCGGCCTCGGTGAAGAACAAGCTGAATAGCCAAGAGTTGAACCGGACTGTCAACAGCAGGGTTCAATTGACCACGGGTGCGATTTGGCGGCATACTGGGTTGCCAGGGTCGGGGCCGGTCAGCGCTGTCGGCAGCCGGTCAACGCCGATCCGTGATAGCGCGGTCAGTCGTAGCTAACGCGCGACGTCCGCCCATTCGATATCGGTTGGGGAGGATTGCAAGATGAGGGCCAGCGTTGCGTTCCTCGTTCTCGGGCTCACTGGTGCCCTTGAGCTCAGCGCGAGCGGGGAACCAGCACCGCCGGCGGCCCGTGCATGGTCCTTCCCGATCGATGAGCTTGCGGCCGCTCGGATCTCCGCGATCCCGCGTGAGGACCTACTCAGCGACGCGGTCTTCGTGCGAACTCTCTCCGGAATTCTCACTAGCTCACTTTCGATCGAGGGTAAGGTCGACGCTTTCACGCTCATGCTTGATCGCATCGGGTGGCTTTTCGCTGGATCTCAACGCCTCTTCCCGAATCGCGGATATCTCGGGACCTTCGGAGGGCAGGCTACAACGTACTTTGCCTACCAGGAGCAGCTCGACCAACATCGAAGCCTTGCTCCTGATTTTTTTTCGCTCAGTCGAGTCAACTGTTCCAAGAACGTTGTTCGATGTTCCAGTGGACTGCTTCTCGCGGCGCTAGTCGGCCCTCAGGCCGCTGGGGCTGAAGTGACGCGGCTGGTCGATTCCTCTGCTGAGCTTTCAGCAGAGGTTCCAGACATCCTCATCCACTCAATCACCCTCGCAGCCGCGTTGAGCCGCGACACTGAGACGGTGCTTGGGCTCGTGCCGTTGCTCAACCGTGCGTCTTCGGAAGAGAGCCGAGAAGACGTAATCTGCGCCCTAGCCCTCTACTCGTCGCCGGCGGCCGTAGCTGCGATCACTGCTTTTGTGGAGGCCCAGCTGCCCGCGTCTCAAGACAACGCGGTACAAACCGGCCTGGCCGCTGCCAAGCTCAGGCTGGACTCAGACGAGTTCGAGGCGTGGCAAGGTCGCCTCCGAGCCAGCCTCAATTCCGAGCGCAAAGAGGTCCTGGACGACATAGGAGCCAGGGGGTTCTTGCCTCCGATGCTTAGTTCTGAGCCGCTGGTGAAGCTCTGGGATGGAATTGGCACGGTCATCTACGACGATGGCATGCAGCTGCTGCACCCCTCCGGCTTCTCCTACTTTCGGGGCCGCTAGCCGGACCGGGCCGCGACCATGCTGGTGCGGACTTCGAGATTTTGGGACGGGCCCTTGGGCCGCTTTCGCAGCGAGCCGGCTTTGCCATAGACTCGGGAAGATGGTCCGCTTCGTCGTATTCGACTTCTTTGGAACGCTGGTCAGCTACGCGCCGAATTGGACCGGGGAGGGATTCCAACGAAGCCACGAGCTGCTCAGAGAGGCCGGAGCGGACCTGGGGTACCAGGCGTTTCTGGAGACCTGGGACCGAACCGCTCAGGCGTTCGAGGAGAGAGCGGCTCTGCACCTAGCCGAGTACTCCATGGAGGAGCTCACGAGCGCATTCCTGGCTCAGTGTCCTGGCCTCAGAGTCAACGGCCAAGACGCTGGCCTCGTGGACGCGTTCGTGGCGACCTACGTGGAGGAATGGAGCCTGGCCGTGACGGAAATCCCAGGAGTCGACGCGATGTTGGCAAGGCTGAGGGGTGACTACACGCTTGCGGTGCTCAGCAACACGAATACCGAGGAGCTGGTTCCAAGCCTCCTCGAGCGAGTGGGAATCGCGCATTGCTTCATCGAGGTCGTGACCTCAATCGAGCTCGGCGTGCGAAAGCCTGGCATTGCGGCCTTCGAAGCAGCGCTCGGGAAGCTCGGGGCAACAGCCTCTGAGTCGGTCTACATAGGCGACAACTTCGAAGCCGACTATAGGGGAGCGCGGAGGGCCGGGATGAGTGCGTTCTTCGTTGGCAGCCGCGACGGTCGGTCCCAAACACAGCTTCCGGAACACGACCGGCTCGATTCGGTCCTCAATCTTGAACGGCACCTCCCCCACCTAGTGTCCCGGATTTCCGGTCAGAATCTGTGAGGCCGCGAGGCTCGGAGAGAGCTGCGTGGGGTCAAAGCCCGGGACATAAGGTCCACCACGTCCCCAGTTTCTGTTGGTCGTCGGCGAGCAGTCGCTCGACGCGTGCTAAGCGTTCAATGCGCTAGCGAGGAGTTCCAGGTGGACCTCCACTGCTTCTCGCTCCTGAGGCGCGGGAACGGTCTTTTGAGAGCACCAGACGACGACGCAGGCGCTTCGAAGGAGGCGAAGTTGGGCCAGCAGGCCGAGGTCATGCGCCTCGTTTTGGAAGGAGATAGGTAGCGCCGTGAGGTCCCATTCGGCTGGCCCAATACAAGCAGATTCGAGGTCGAGCCAGAGCGTCTCTCCGTGTGACTTTGTCAAGTTGCCAACATGTGGGTCCCCGTGAAGGGGACGCAGTTCACCGCGAGGAATCTCCAGTTCATCGAGAACAGAGAATGCTTCCCGAAGGAGTCCGACGGTCCCCGCGCCGCTCGGTAAGGTGGGGAGGTCTAGGCTGGCGGCTGCTTCTCGGCAAGCGAGGATGGGTTCCAAGAAATCCGGAAGGGTGCGGTCGTAGCTGTGTAGGCAAGACAGGAGCGCTGCGTAGGCAGCGGAATGCTCAAGGTCATCCGCAGTGACCTCGGCGGGGCGATACTCCCAGAGAGAAACGACCAGGTCATCGAGAACATGAGGGCCGGGGTTCGAACGCCGAAGTGGCGGCACGACGGGGCCTCCTTGGCGGTGAACATGCGCCGCGACCGCCAGCTCCGCAGACCAGCGCTTCGAATTGGCCGACGATGAGACCTTCGCGACGACAGCGCAGGGTTCGAGCAACAAAACTGTGCGGCCCATGGTTGAGATGGGGTGTGCAACATCAGCCTGCAACGCCAGGGATCTTGCGACAGTCAGCGCGGCCCTCTTCTTGGCAATGGCATCTTTGTCCGACACAGTCAACGAAATCTACCAGGAATCGTTGGCCCGGCTCATCCGGCAACGGACGAGCTCGGTTCCGAAGTGAGCTTCAGTAGAACCAGTCGAGCCACCTCGGAAGGAACCTCTCTTCCTGTCAGGTTCAAAAAAGGCAGAGACAACCGTTGCGCTTCCCGCTCGAGATACGACGTGTAGCAGGCGCTCCGCTGTGCGAATTGCCCAGCGAATGAGTCAGGCTCTCTGGAGAATCGGTCCCTTCGAACTCGTTGCTTGAGCACTGATTCACCCCGGTGGAGACGAATTCACGGTTCTTCTCTCGAAGCTCCGAAGGCCGGCGGACGTGAGCGACGTTGCTTGCCGTCGTCGAGACCTCGTGCCCACCCAGCTGGAGGGGGGCTGCCGAGAAGCAGGGGACGCTTCCGCTCAATCGGGCCAGCTGGGTACGAGACCATGCACCCGACGGTTCCGGTTCCTCCGGGGACGACCTCAACAAAATCGATGCCAAGGCTCTGGACCTTCCCATGCGCGCGACCCGATCCGTCTATGATGGTGTGGAACAGGGGATATCGCGTGCCCAAATTGTGTTGGCCTAACATCTCTCCATAGTGGCCTTCGTTGAACTTTTTCATGACGACATGGTCATCGGCAATCGTTTCAACCTGATAGTGCATCTTGAACTCGGACCCTTGCGCCGACCACCCGCGGGCAAGGGCTCTCTCGCTCGCTCTCAATACGCACTCGGTTTCGACGTTGGGCTTAAGATGGCGAAGTGCCCCATAGATATCAGCATCACAGCTGAGCCGAAGCTGGCCGAGTTTATGGCGAACCTCAATCGGATCTTTCAGTTCCTCGGAAGGCGGGGTCTCGCTACCGAACCCGCGTAGCACTTCAGAAAGTTCTTCGTCCGAGTGCTGAGCTCCACCTGGGTTGTCTTCGGCGCTCTTTTCTGCTGACTCTCTTATGAAATCAAGAAGCAGTCGCCTTGAGTGCACCTGGAGCTGGTCTGCTAGCGGTTTCCTGGCTTTCCGGCATTTTCTCCTAAGGCGGTCGTACTCGGCGACGATGAGTGGGTCAGCGGTGTCGAACTCCCGGACGATGACCGTCACGGTGTCGAGAGCGTGAGTCGGCTGTGCTGCTAGGAAGCCGACGAAAACGATGAGTATGGGGCCTGGCCAAGAGAGTCTGACGACCCTGCCCCGAATGCCCCGGGCGCAGGAGACCCACGCTGTAAGGGCGAGCGTCCAGGCAAGTGCGATCGTGACCAGGGTTCGGGGCATACTGGGGACATCGGTGTTTCCCGGAGGTTCACTTGAGTCTGAAGCTTGGGTGCGCCGGCTCCCGAGCAATGCGTCCCGCCGGTCGGCAGGACGAGAGTATTCTGGCTTCCGATTCCACCGATGTTGAAATCTTGACCTTTTCGTACTCTATCAAGGGAACCAAGTCGCCCTGCTTCGGCCCCGTCCGCGACCACTAGCATGGCGCTTCGCGTTCGACTCAGAAGCGCCGGCCCTAGCGGCTACGTTCGCGGCGCGGGGCAGCATGCCGGTTTCTCCTGCAGCCCGGGGACCAGCGACGCCTGACGTACTCGGGCCTGGCTTCGGCGGCATTGTGAACTGGATTGCACCTCCCTCCCGGCGACAAGCCTTGTTCCTGGGAGCAAGCCAAGACTGGCCAGGACACCCCGAGGAATTCCTCATGACACCCAGACGTTATTCCGCCGTTGTCCTCCTGATGATTCTGGTGCCTTTCACCATGCCAGCGACGAGCTTGTCGGGGCCGAGTGCGGTCTCGATCCCGGCGCCGCAGCGGCAGCGGTACTTCGGGTGCGTGTGACGGACGGCGCGGAACCCGTGTCGCAGGCGACGAGCAGCGCTGACGCGGCGCCGAGAACGTGGCTGAACGGCAACAAAGGGTTAGCGACGGTCGCTCGCCCCAGGTCGAGGAGCGAGGTGTCGGTAGCCAGCTCGAAGCCGAGCTTCACGACGAGGCCCGCGAGCAGAGCCAGATGCAGCCTGGACACCTGGCCGCTGTGCCGCATTCCGCGCAGCGCTGCGAGGGCCGTAGCCCCGCAGGCGACGCCAGACAGTCCCGCGAACCGGGCGACATCGGGCCGTAGCAGGAACACGCCGAGCCCCACAACGAGGCCCCCGCCGAGCAACAGCGCAGCGTAGCGGCGCCAGTCCGCGTCACGGAGCAGCACACCACACGCGATGATGACCAGCGCGTTGTGGGCCAGATGGGCCCACGAGTAGTGGACCCAGCTGCTCGTCAAGATCCGCCAGAGCTGCCACGACTTGATGGCGTCGCGCTCGAAAATCCACGCACTCGAAACGTCGGGAACCACGTGGACGACG
This region of bacterium genomic DNA includes:
- a CDS encoding DUF3363 domain-containing protein, which codes for MRGTRVSSFARGSSQQRSLVKASFTPTGKPGRWRAHGHYLSRAGAQRDGERGAGFDAESDSVYLPDRFDSWQKAGDRRLWKMVVSPEVGDRIDLQAHTRSLVTQMEEDLGTKLEWAAIDHHDTDHPHVHITIRGVDERGRWLRLPRDYVRHGIRGRSQELLTRSLGPRLDLDRRQARERAVDAPRVTEIDRSLRRQARNDGVIDFSGPVPVHPAAQERRLQDLRRLAYLDGLGLAERVDDRSWRISDRLEAGLRQIQVSGDIQKSLASAGIGISDRHSPVALSSLGPGAQIRGRVAGAAFDEAMDQPFLIIEGADGKRHAIPQSPSIQNLRGLGRLRPGKVVTVRVWGEPGSTEVGIREHGTLRSLRQVDSASTPLDLDAITSIRQTGSPPGPPESQGFARRWWEAVRARVPLLERAGMIRRIGQGQDHEAFEAVRGAEQMVEARMTQRERTPLALEDLKDRHGKPLRMAEPVAGRVHRGQLVGYGEDTEGNRHAVLDTGLELTAIRTEESAELGHDVRARALQAAEEEREQRRVRWVLDDLEHNHQHDRGR
- a CDS encoding phosphotransferase, which codes for MGRTVLLLEPCAVVAKVSSSANSKRWSAELAVAAHVHRQGGPVVPPLRRSNPGPHVLDDLVVSLWEYRPAEVTADDLEHSAAYAALLSCLHSYDRTLPDFLEPILACREAAASLDLPTLPSGAGTVGLLREAFSVLDELEIPRGELRPLHGDPHVGNLTKSHGETLWLDLESACIGPAEWDLTALPISFQNEAHDLGLLAQLRLLRSACVVVWCSQKTVPAPQEREAVEVHLELLASALNA
- the rrtA gene encoding rhombosortase, coding for MRDRLPRSVLVSLAAVVVAVVVHVVPDVSSAWIFERDAIKSWQLWRILTSSWVHYSWAHLAHNALVIIACGVLLRDADWRRYAALLLGGGLVVGLGVFLLRPDVARFAGLSGVACGATALAALRGMRHSGQVSRLHLALLAGLVVKLGFELATDTSLLDLGRATVANPLLPFSHVLGAASALLVACDTGSAPSVTRTRSTAAAAAPGSRPHSAPTSSSLAW
- the traF gene encoding conjugative transfer signal peptidase TraF, giving the protein MGREGIGRRLVHARCFWPLGLVGLGLLFAANAQKSGVRFNWTASAPVGFYLERPLKFARGELILLCLPLRVETLGRRRGYLPAGTCQSGSSPALKRLIGLPGDTIALDESSLAVNGAMLLQVPIQALDSSGRPLAHARFGVRVLPPGQVWVQGLIHTRSWDSRYFGPIPIESLKASVRPLLTINPGHR
- a CDS encoding HAD family hydrolase, with protein sequence MVRFVVFDFFGTLVSYAPNWTGEGFQRSHELLREAGADLGYQAFLETWDRTAQAFEERAALHLAEYSMEELTSAFLAQCPGLRVNGQDAGLVDAFVATYVEEWSLAVTEIPGVDAMLARLRGDYTLAVLSNTNTEELVPSLLERVGIAHCFIEVVTSIELGVRKPGIAAFEAALGKLGATASESVYIGDNFEADYRGARRAGMSAFFVGSRDGRSQTQLPEHDRLDSVLNLERHLPHLVSRISGQNL
- a CDS encoding phytanoyl-CoA dioxygenase family protein, whose amino-acid sequence is MVGPLSGVDLVNALGPLRDEDLNRFVTDGYLRLSGVVPDEVVNRCREWLWQAMKLDPDDPTSWRDPVVRVFGSTAKPFMDAMNRPILCAALDQVVGSGNWQRPIVGTGTFPVRFPSEEDPGDAGWHIEGSYSVDGRLFVNVASRDRALLMLILFSDVGKSDAPTRIRRGSHLLVPKALLAAGEAGLPFEEVVPRVAGVDSLPVDLATGEAGDVFLCHPFLVHAANWPHRGTVPRFMSQAGLVPSKPLDLGASTGWHSPVERAIRIGLGEEQAE